A window from Cryobacterium sp. PAMC25264 encodes these proteins:
- the hxlB gene encoding 6-phospho-3-hexuloisomerase: MARTEPLHPPVAGVLSSLQTILAENTALSARLAPPAHTAENSADAANLNADNLDAVADSLRTADRIFVLGAGRSGLALQMTAMRLMHLGLRVHVVGDVTTPAITATDVLLVASGSGSTAGIVRAAETAHDVGATVLALTTAASSPLAGLADVTVLVPAAEKQDHGGTRSQQYSGGLFEQAVLLLGDAVFHTLWHASGISAAELWPRHANLE, encoded by the coding sequence ATGGCCCGCACCGAACCTCTCCACCCTCCCGTTGCCGGCGTGCTCTCGTCGCTCCAGACGATCCTGGCCGAGAACACGGCGCTGTCCGCACGCCTGGCCCCGCCGGCCCACACCGCCGAGAACAGCGCCGACGCCGCGAATCTGAACGCCGACAACCTCGACGCCGTGGCGGACAGCCTGCGCACCGCCGACCGGATCTTCGTGCTCGGCGCCGGCCGGTCGGGACTGGCGCTCCAGATGACCGCCATGCGCCTGATGCACCTCGGCCTGCGCGTGCACGTGGTCGGCGACGTCACCACCCCCGCGATCACGGCCACCGATGTGCTCCTGGTCGCCAGCGGCTCCGGCAGCACGGCCGGCATCGTGCGGGCGGCCGAGACTGCGCACGACGTGGGCGCAACTGTGCTGGCCCTCACGACCGCCGCATCCTCCCCGCTGGCCGGGCTGGCCGACGTCACCGTGCTCGTTCCTGCTGCCGAGAAGCAGGACCACGGCGGCACCCGGTCCCAGCAGTACTCCGGCGGACTGTTCGAGCAGGCCGTGCTCCTTCTCGGCGACGCCGTCTTCCACACGCTGTGGCACGCATCGGGCATCTCTGCCGCCGAGCTCTGGCCACGGCACGCCAACCTCGAGTAG
- the hxlA gene encoding 3-hexulose-6-phosphate synthase: MKLQVAMDVLTTADALTLAGQVAPHVDIIELGTPLIKAEGMRAVTAIKQAHPDKIVFADLKTMDAGELEADLAFTAGADLVTVLGTAGDSTIAGAVAAATKHNKGIVVDLIGVADKVTRAREVTALGAVFVEMHAGLDEQAEDGFSLDTLLEAGETAKVPFSLAGGVSASTIASVQRAGASVAVAGSAIYSAADPAAAAAELRAAIA, translated from the coding sequence ATGAAGCTTCAGGTTGCAATGGATGTTCTCACCACCGCCGACGCGCTGACTCTGGCCGGCCAGGTCGCCCCGCACGTCGACATCATCGAGCTCGGCACGCCCCTCATCAAGGCCGAGGGCATGCGCGCCGTCACGGCCATCAAGCAGGCGCACCCCGACAAGATCGTGTTCGCCGATCTCAAGACCATGGATGCCGGTGAGCTCGAAGCCGACCTCGCCTTCACGGCCGGCGCCGACCTCGTCACCGTCCTCGGCACGGCCGGCGACAGCACGATCGCCGGCGCGGTCGCGGCCGCGACCAAGCACAACAAGGGCATCGTCGTGGACCTGATCGGCGTGGCCGACAAGGTCACCCGCGCCCGCGAGGTCACCGCCCTCGGCGCTGTCTTCGTGGAGATGCACGCCGGTCTGGACGAGCAGGCCGAGGACGGCTTCTCGCTGGACACCCTGCTCGAAGCCGGCGAGACGGCCAAGGTTCCGTTCTCCCTGGCCGGCGGGGTGTCCGCGTCGACCATCGCCTCGGTGCAGCGCGCCGGAGCATCCGTCGCCGTTGCGGGCAGCGCCATCTACAGCGCCGCCGACCCGGCCGCCGCGGCCGCTGAGTTGCGCGCAGCCATCGCCTAA
- a CDS encoding HAD hydrolase-like protein: MLRVNPTLTRTWSAILFDLDGTITDSAPAITNSLARTFSLLGRPVPSDTELMAYVGPPLLAAFGEYAGMTPDEALEALAVYRADYQGPASLDTAVYPGVAGLLERIHEAGIPLGLATSKPEHTAIAILEHFELAQYFTVMVGATENEARSAKADIVAEALVRFAAAGVDTSAVVMVGDRSYDAEGAAANGVPTILVEWGYGSPAEAALATAVVHSTDQLGKLLLG; the protein is encoded by the coding sequence ATGTTGCGAGTGAACCCCACCTTGACGCGCACCTGGAGCGCCATCCTCTTCGACCTCGACGGAACCATCACGGACTCCGCCCCGGCCATCACGAACTCGCTGGCCCGCACCTTCTCCCTGCTCGGCCGCCCGGTTCCCTCCGACACCGAGCTGATGGCCTACGTCGGCCCGCCTCTGCTCGCGGCCTTCGGAGAGTACGCCGGCATGACCCCCGACGAGGCCCTCGAGGCCCTCGCCGTGTACCGCGCCGACTACCAGGGCCCCGCCTCGCTGGACACTGCGGTGTACCCGGGAGTCGCCGGCCTGCTCGAGCGCATCCACGAGGCCGGCATCCCGCTGGGGCTGGCCACGAGCAAGCCCGAGCACACCGCCATCGCGATTCTCGAGCACTTCGAACTGGCCCAGTACTTCACCGTCATGGTCGGCGCCACCGAGAACGAGGCCCGCAGCGCCAAGGCCGACATCGTCGCGGAGGCCCTCGTGCGCTTCGCCGCGGCCGGTGTGGACACCTCCGCGGTCGTCATGGTGGGCGACCGCAGCTACGACGCCGAGGGCGCCGCGGCCAACGGAGTCCCCACGATCCTCGTCGAGTGGGGCTACGGCTCCCCCGCGGAGGCCGCGCTGGCCACTGCCGTCGTGCACTCCACCGATCAGCTCGGCAAGCTACTACTCGGCTGA
- the nucS gene encoding endonuclease NucS, with protein sequence MRLVIAQCSVDYAGRLSAHLPLATRLLMLKSDGSLLVHSDGGSYKPLNWMSPPCSLAVSQPDELQVEAGITELWTVTHAKTADQLIVSIYEVQHDSAHELGVDPGLIKDGVEAHLQKLLAEHIHLLGDGHTLVRREYMTAIGPVDILARDASGASVAVELKRRGDIDGVEQLTRYLELMNRDPHLAPVVGVFAAQQIKPQARMLAEDRGIRCLVLDYDAMRGLDDTASKLF encoded by the coding sequence GTGCGCCTCGTAATAGCCCAGTGTTCAGTTGACTACGCCGGACGGCTCAGCGCGCATTTGCCGCTGGCCACCCGCCTGCTCATGCTCAAGTCCGACGGCAGCCTGCTCGTACACTCCGACGGCGGCTCCTACAAGCCGTTGAACTGGATGAGCCCGCCGTGCAGCCTGGCAGTCTCGCAGCCCGACGAGCTGCAGGTGGAGGCCGGCATCACCGAACTGTGGACGGTGACGCACGCCAAGACCGCCGACCAGCTCATCGTGAGCATCTATGAGGTGCAGCACGACTCCGCGCACGAGCTCGGCGTCGACCCCGGCCTGATCAAGGACGGCGTCGAGGCGCACCTGCAGAAGCTGCTCGCCGAGCACATCCACCTGCTCGGCGACGGCCACACCCTGGTGCGCCGCGAGTACATGACCGCGATCGGGCCGGTCGACATCCTCGCCCGGGATGCCTCGGGCGCCTCGGTGGCCGTGGAGCTCAAGCGCCGCGGCGACATCGACGGTGTCGAACAGCTCACCCGCTACCTCGAGTTGATGAACCGCGACCCGCACCTGGCGCCCGTGGTGGGCGTGTTCGCCGCGCAGCAGATCAAACCGCAGGCGCGGATGCTGGCCGAGGACCGTGGCATCCGCTGCCTGGTGCTCGACTATGACGCCATGCGCGGCCTGGACGACACGGCCTCGAAGCTCTTCTAG
- a CDS encoding MFS transporter, whose translation MTETLARWRTSVFALFFVSGLGLASWVSRIPTVRDDLALRTDQVGLLIFGLSAGSVIGLVSAVWLLAALGARRAMVLCVAVSSTGLVVVGTAATLWGSAPLAFAGLALVGFGLGSLDVMMNVEGAAVERELGVTLMPLLHACFSLGTVAGALLGAGAAAVGVPVAGHLGLIAVLAVATAAIAVRFVPLRPTLGDAASPDDHAVVRPNWRERMRTSLAVWRDSSILLIGVIVLGMTFAEGSASDWLALAVVDGHGQNDATGALVFGVFVTAMTVGRVAGGPVLDRLGRVPVLRACSALGVVGLLLVILAPSTPLLIVGTVLWGLGASLGFPVGMSAAADDTANAAARVSAVAMIGYFAFLVGPPVLGLIGEQWGILNALYVIVLLMAVAGLAAPAARERASTRAAG comes from the coding sequence ATGACGGAGACACTGGCCCGGTGGCGCACCAGCGTGTTCGCGCTGTTTTTCGTGAGCGGACTCGGCCTGGCCTCATGGGTATCCCGCATCCCCACCGTGCGCGACGACCTGGCGCTCCGCACCGACCAGGTGGGACTGCTCATCTTCGGGCTCTCGGCCGGTTCGGTCATCGGCCTCGTCTCGGCCGTCTGGCTGTTGGCGGCCCTGGGCGCCCGCCGGGCCATGGTGCTCTGCGTCGCCGTCTCATCGACCGGTCTGGTGGTCGTCGGCACCGCCGCCACCCTCTGGGGGTCGGCGCCGCTCGCCTTCGCCGGCCTGGCCTTGGTGGGCTTCGGCCTGGGGTCGCTCGACGTGATGATGAACGTGGAGGGCGCCGCGGTCGAACGCGAGCTCGGCGTCACCCTGATGCCGCTGCTGCACGCCTGCTTCAGCCTGGGCACCGTCGCCGGCGCGCTGCTCGGCGCGGGAGCCGCGGCCGTGGGTGTGCCCGTGGCCGGTCATCTCGGCCTGATCGCCGTGCTCGCGGTGGCGACGGCGGCGATCGCGGTGCGGTTCGTGCCGCTCCGGCCCACCCTCGGTGACGCCGCCTCCCCCGACGACCACGCCGTGGTGCGGCCGAACTGGCGTGAGCGGATGCGCACGAGCCTGGCCGTCTGGCGCGACTCGAGCATCCTGCTGATCGGGGTGATCGTGCTCGGCATGACCTTCGCCGAGGGGTCGGCCAGCGACTGGCTGGCTCTGGCCGTGGTGGACGGCCACGGCCAGAATGACGCGACCGGGGCCCTGGTCTTCGGCGTTTTCGTGACGGCCATGACCGTGGGCCGGGTGGCCGGTGGACCGGTGCTCGACCGGCTGGGCCGGGTACCGGTGCTGCGGGCCTGCTCGGCGCTGGGCGTCGTTGGGCTGCTGCTGGTGATCCTCGCCCCCTCCACGCCGCTGCTCATCGTGGGCACCGTGCTCTGGGGCCTTGGCGCGTCGCTGGGTTTCCCTGTCGGCATGTCGGCCGCGGCCGACGACACCGCCAACGCGGCTGCGCGGGTGAGCGCCGTCGCCATGATCGGGTATTTCGCCTTCCTGGTCGGGCCACCCGTGCTGGGCCTGATCGGAGAGCAGTGGGGCATCCTGAACGCCCTGTACGTGATCGTGCTGCTCATGGCGGTGGCCGGACTGGCCGCCCCGGCGGCCCGCGAGCGCGCGAGCACCCGCGCCGCCGGTTAA
- a CDS encoding MATE family efflux transporter: MFLLADSAMVGHLGAVPLAGLGLASAVLQTIIGLMVFLAYSTTPAVARWLGAGDRRRAVAVGIDGLWLALGLGLALAAAGWFAAPGLVALFGAEPAVTAAAADYLRLSMLGVPAMLLVFAATGLLRGLQDTRTPLWVAGLGFLVNILLNLWFIYGLGLGLVGSALGTVIAQWGMVAVYLVVVGRHASRERAPLRPHRAGLLRGASSGGWLFLRTASLRAAMLLAVFVATSLGSPELAAFQIAMTLFATLAFALDALAIAAQALVGRGLGAGDVEQVRRVLRRCLEWGIGGGVLLGLIVIAVSGVLGGVFTGATEVTELLPPTLIVLGLSVPLGGLVFVLDGVLIGAGDARYLALSGLVNLAAFLPMAGAVLLWAPSGAAGLAWLMTAFVFGFLGARAVTLSLRARGSRWVRLGAR, translated from the coding sequence ATGTTCCTGCTGGCCGACTCGGCCATGGTCGGGCACCTGGGCGCCGTGCCGCTGGCCGGGCTCGGGCTGGCCAGCGCGGTGCTGCAGACGATCATCGGGCTGATGGTGTTCCTCGCGTACAGCACCACCCCCGCCGTGGCCCGCTGGCTGGGCGCGGGCGACCGGCGCCGCGCGGTGGCCGTGGGCATCGACGGGCTCTGGCTGGCGTTGGGCCTGGGGCTCGCGCTGGCCGCGGCGGGCTGGTTCGCGGCCCCCGGACTCGTCGCCCTGTTCGGCGCCGAACCCGCGGTCACCGCCGCTGCCGCGGACTACCTGAGGCTGTCGATGCTCGGGGTGCCGGCCATGCTGCTGGTCTTCGCCGCCACCGGTCTGCTGCGCGGGCTACAGGACACCCGCACGCCGCTCTGGGTCGCGGGCCTGGGCTTCCTGGTCAACATCCTGCTCAATCTCTGGTTCATCTACGGTCTGGGCCTGGGCCTGGTCGGCTCGGCGCTGGGCACCGTGATCGCCCAGTGGGGCATGGTGGCCGTCTACCTCGTCGTGGTCGGGCGGCATGCCAGCCGGGAGCGCGCGCCGCTCCGGCCGCACCGCGCGGGTCTGCTCCGCGGGGCGTCGAGCGGAGGCTGGCTGTTCCTGCGCACCGCAAGCCTGCGCGCGGCCATGCTGCTGGCCGTGTTCGTGGCCACGAGCCTGGGCTCGCCGGAGCTCGCGGCGTTCCAGATCGCGATGACCCTCTTCGCGACGCTGGCATTCGCCCTCGACGCTCTCGCCATCGCCGCCCAGGCACTGGTGGGCCGCGGCCTTGGCGCCGGAGACGTCGAGCAGGTTCGCCGGGTGCTGCGCCGGTGCCTGGAGTGGGGCATCGGCGGCGGGGTGCTTCTCGGCCTTATCGTGATCGCCGTGAGCGGCGTGCTCGGCGGCGTCTTCACCGGTGCCACCGAGGTCACCGAGCTGCTGCCGCCGACCCTGATCGTGCTGGGCCTGTCTGTGCCACTGGGCGGCCTGGTCTTCGTGCTCGACGGCGTGCTGATCGGCGCGGGCGATGCGCGCTATCTCGCCCTCAGCGGCCTGGTCAATCTCGCCGCCTTCCTGCCGATGGCGGGGGCCGTGCTGCTCTGGGCGCCCAGCGGGGCGGCCGGGTTGGCCTGGCTGATGACCGCCTTCGTCTTCGGTTTCCTCGGCGCCCGCGCGGTGACCCTCTCCCTGCGCGCCCGCGGCAGCCGCTGGGTGCGCCTCGGCGCCCGGTAA
- a CDS encoding NADP-dependent oxidoreductase, translating into MRVITLPEFGSALELIEIDTPQPLAGEVRVRVHAASVNGFDLAVAAGSLDGLLEHRFPVVLGKDFAGVVDALGEGVTDYEVGDRVFGVVTKTHVGDGSFGEFVTVPTATGLAKLPVEVDFARGAALGLAGTAAQAAVDAAELTEGSTVLIVGATGGVGNQAVQLAVAAGATVIATARTALGIAQVRMLGATEIVDHTQNISQAVRTLHTDGVDVVLHFAGDAATVLPALRSGGRFVSTLIASPEQLSVVDAVVVPIYADPTPVVLGRLADSLAAGRTSVTVQGSYALADVADAFEAFSDGARGKLVILPSPLSPSANRELSPKNPEFLGLFSRFAGWGGVRAGETRVDASNLYAPEPSFCVPGPSTGTSSGWPCLPSAPSWPNRCSCWPTRPWSGTWAPCRWPGSGWPARCCRRSSG; encoded by the coding sequence ATGCGCGTCATCACACTGCCCGAGTTCGGCTCCGCTCTCGAACTGATCGAAATCGACACCCCCCAGCCGCTCGCCGGCGAGGTCCGCGTGCGGGTGCACGCCGCATCCGTCAACGGTTTCGACCTGGCCGTGGCCGCTGGGTCCCTCGACGGCCTGCTCGAGCACCGCTTCCCCGTGGTGCTCGGCAAGGACTTCGCCGGCGTCGTGGACGCGCTCGGCGAGGGCGTCACCGACTACGAGGTGGGCGACCGGGTCTTCGGCGTGGTCACCAAGACACACGTCGGCGACGGCTCGTTCGGCGAGTTCGTGACCGTGCCCACCGCGACCGGGCTGGCCAAGCTGCCGGTCGAGGTCGACTTCGCCCGGGGCGCCGCGCTCGGCCTGGCCGGCACCGCCGCCCAGGCCGCGGTGGATGCCGCCGAGCTGACCGAGGGAAGCACCGTGCTGATCGTGGGCGCCACCGGTGGAGTGGGCAACCAGGCCGTGCAGTTGGCCGTCGCAGCCGGCGCCACCGTGATCGCCACCGCCCGCACCGCTTTGGGCATCGCCCAGGTGCGCATGCTCGGCGCAACCGAGATCGTGGACCACACCCAGAACATCTCCCAGGCGGTGCGCACCCTGCACACCGACGGCGTGGACGTGGTGCTGCACTTCGCGGGCGACGCGGCCACCGTGCTGCCGGCGCTCCGCTCCGGCGGCCGGTTCGTCTCCACCCTGATCGCCTCGCCCGAGCAACTGAGCGTCGTCGACGCCGTCGTGGTGCCGATCTACGCCGACCCCACCCCCGTTGTGCTCGGCCGCCTGGCCGACAGCCTGGCCGCCGGCCGCACCTCTGTGACCGTGCAGGGCAGCTACGCGCTGGCCGATGTGGCCGACGCCTTCGAGGCCTTCAGCGACGGAGCCCGCGGCAAGCTCGTCATCCTCCCTAGCCCCCTCTCCCCCTCCGCGAACCGTGAGTTAAGCCCCAAAAACCCCGAGTTTTTGGGGCTTTTCTCACGGTTCGCGGGATGGGGTGGGGTGCGCGCGGGCGAAACTAGAGTGGACGCATCGAACCTCTACGCCCCCGAGCCCTCCTTCTGCGTCCCCGGCCCATCGACCGGGACATCCTCCGGCTGGCCGTGCCTGCCCTCGGCGCCCTCGTGGCCGAACCGATGTTCCTGCTGGCCGACTCGGCCATGGTCGGGCACCTGGGCGCCGTGCCGCTGGCCGGGCTCGGGCTGGCCAGCGCGGTGCTGCAGACGATCATCGGGCTGA
- a CDS encoding M13 family metallopeptidase — MTDQATASGIDTDELDPGVRPQDDLFRHVNGKWIARTEIPADKARWGSFYLLAEEAEKAVQEIILEAQTAEPGTEERKFGDLYASFMDEEHIEKLGSTPLAADLATVDGISSVPVFLATLGRLERAGVAGTFQLYVDNDPGNPERYLVFVEQAGLGLPDESYYRDEKFASVREAYLAFVERMLTLAGVDDAPARAARIFALETELASHHWDNVRTRDSEKTYNLKTWDQLSALAAGADLDLWLEGLDAPTAAFAEVVVREPSFVVGLAEMLTEDRLDAWRDWLRWQVIRSSASYLSSDFVEANFDFYGRTLTGTPQMRARWKRGVSLVEGSLGEAVGRIYVERHFSPDAKTSMDVLVGYLVEAYRASITGLDWMTAQTRQRALEKLDKFTPKIGYPVKWRDYSTLAIDPGDLIKNARAAGEFEFHRELGKIGNPLDRDEWFMTPQTINAYYNPGFNEIVFPAAILQVPFFDVNRDAAANYGAIGAVIGHEIGHGFDDQGSKYDGDGRLTDWWTETDRTAFEQRTASLIEQYDALAPAQVPDHHVNGALTIGENIGDLGGLSIAWKAYLLSLEGAEPPVIDGLTGAQRFFLSWAQAWQMKLRDEEAIRLLAIDPHSPNEFRCNQIVRNIDEYYTAFGVTEADAAWLAPKKRVTIW, encoded by the coding sequence ATGACTGATCAGGCGACTGCATCCGGAATCGACACCGACGAACTCGACCCGGGCGTGCGCCCGCAGGACGACCTCTTCCGCCACGTGAACGGCAAGTGGATCGCCCGCACCGAGATCCCCGCGGACAAGGCCCGCTGGGGCTCCTTCTACCTCCTGGCCGAAGAGGCGGAGAAGGCCGTGCAGGAGATCATCCTCGAGGCCCAGACCGCCGAGCCGGGAACAGAAGAGCGCAAGTTCGGCGACCTCTACGCCAGCTTCATGGACGAGGAACACATCGAGAAGCTCGGGTCGACGCCCCTCGCGGCCGACCTCGCCACCGTCGACGGCATCAGCAGCGTGCCGGTGTTCCTGGCCACTCTGGGCCGCCTCGAACGTGCGGGCGTCGCCGGCACCTTCCAGCTCTACGTCGACAACGACCCGGGCAACCCCGAGCGTTACCTGGTCTTCGTCGAGCAGGCGGGCCTCGGCCTGCCCGACGAGTCCTACTACCGTGACGAGAAGTTCGCGAGCGTGCGCGAGGCCTACCTGGCCTTCGTCGAACGGATGCTCACCCTCGCCGGCGTCGACGACGCCCCGGCCCGCGCAGCGCGCATCTTCGCCCTTGAAACCGAGCTGGCCAGTCACCACTGGGACAACGTGCGCACCCGCGACAGCGAGAAGACCTACAACCTCAAGACCTGGGACCAGCTCTCCGCGCTCGCCGCGGGGGCCGACCTCGACCTCTGGCTCGAGGGTCTGGACGCACCGACCGCGGCCTTCGCCGAGGTCGTCGTGCGCGAGCCCAGCTTCGTCGTGGGCCTGGCCGAGATGCTCACCGAGGACCGCCTGGACGCCTGGCGTGACTGGCTGCGCTGGCAGGTCATCCGCTCCAGCGCCTCCTACCTCTCGAGCGATTTCGTCGAGGCCAACTTCGACTTCTACGGCCGCACCCTCACCGGAACCCCGCAGATGCGGGCCCGTTGGAAGCGCGGCGTCTCCCTGGTGGAGGGTTCCCTCGGCGAAGCCGTGGGACGGATCTACGTCGAGCGGCACTTCTCGCCCGACGCCAAGACCAGCATGGACGTGCTGGTCGGCTACCTCGTCGAGGCCTACCGGGCCAGCATCACCGGCCTGGACTGGATGACCGCCCAGACCCGCCAGCGGGCGCTGGAAAAGCTCGACAAGTTCACCCCCAAGATCGGCTACCCGGTCAAGTGGCGCGACTACTCCACCCTGGCGATCGACCCGGGCGACCTGATCAAGAACGCGCGCGCCGCGGGCGAGTTCGAGTTCCACCGCGAACTCGGCAAGATCGGCAACCCGCTCGACCGGGACGAGTGGTTCATGACCCCGCAGACCATCAACGCGTACTACAACCCGGGCTTCAACGAGATCGTCTTCCCCGCCGCGATCCTGCAGGTGCCGTTCTTCGACGTGAACCGGGATGCCGCCGCCAACTACGGCGCCATCGGCGCCGTGATCGGGCACGAGATCGGCCACGGCTTCGACGACCAGGGCTCCAAGTACGACGGCGACGGCCGGCTCACCGACTGGTGGACCGAGACCGACCGCACCGCGTTCGAGCAGCGCACCGCCTCGCTCATCGAGCAGTACGACGCCCTCGCGCCCGCGCAGGTCCCCGACCACCACGTGAACGGCGCCCTCACCATCGGCGAGAACATCGGCGACCTCGGCGGCCTCTCCATCGCCTGGAAGGCCTACCTGCTCTCCCTCGAGGGTGCCGAACCTCCCGTGATCGACGGCCTCACCGGAGCCCAGCGCTTCTTCCTCTCCTGGGCTCAGGCCTGGCAGATGAAGCTGCGCGACGAAGAAGCCATCCGCCTGCTCGCGATCGACCCGCACTCGCCCAACGAATTCCGCTGCAACCAGATCGTGCGCAACATCGACGAGTACTACACGGCGTTCGGCGTGACCGAGGCGGATGCCGCGTGGCTGGCCCCGAAGAAGCGCGTCACGATCTGGTAG
- a CDS encoding serine hydrolase — translation MVVPAQESERRSRHAVERVGRHRESSVPSSFERGFHSLGELAMGGAQVSARATDLATGRVLFSVDDHVVMPTAGVGTVLLLIEVASRLRDADFGAYTILDRTVRDSVDGSGLWQHLQAPSLPVADLAALVGATNDNLAINVLLRAVGLESVRRRTEELGLSGTGLLDLVRDSRGPDDAPNLSVGSARELTWLFTALARGEILDEEGSEKILGWLSLNSDLSMVASAFGFSPHAHREPSHGVLLVNKTGTDNGVRSEVGVLRGPRAGVAYAVSIFFDDHSLSSRLSVLDGMRSFGIDLLEYVH, via the coding sequence GTGGTCGTGCCAGCACAGGAATCCGAACGCCGTTCGCGGCACGCCGTCGAACGCGTGGGCAGGCACCGGGAATCATCGGTACCGTCCAGTTTCGAGCGCGGTTTCCATTCGCTCGGTGAGCTCGCGATGGGCGGTGCCCAGGTCTCGGCCCGGGCCACCGATCTGGCCACCGGCCGGGTGCTGTTCTCCGTCGACGACCACGTCGTCATGCCCACCGCCGGTGTCGGCACTGTGCTCCTGCTCATCGAGGTCGCCTCGCGTCTGCGCGACGCCGACTTCGGTGCGTACACGATTCTCGACCGCACGGTCCGCGACTCGGTGGACGGCTCCGGGCTGTGGCAGCACCTGCAGGCCCCCTCGCTTCCGGTCGCCGACCTCGCCGCGCTCGTCGGCGCCACCAACGACAACCTGGCCATCAATGTGCTGCTGCGCGCCGTAGGCCTGGAGAGCGTGCGCCGCCGCACCGAGGAGCTCGGCCTGTCTGGCACCGGCCTGCTCGACCTGGTGCGGGATAGCCGCGGACCCGACGACGCCCCCAACCTCTCGGTCGGCAGTGCCCGCGAGCTCACCTGGCTGTTCACGGCGCTGGCCCGCGGCGAGATCCTGGACGAGGAGGGCAGCGAGAAGATTCTCGGCTGGCTGTCGCTGAACTCCGACCTCTCCATGGTCGCCAGCGCGTTCGGCTTCTCGCCGCACGCGCACAGGGAACCCTCGCACGGCGTGCTGCTGGTGAACAAGACCGGCACCGACAACGGGGTACGCAGCGAGGTGGGGGTGCTGCGCGGCCCCCGCGCCGGCGTGGCCTACGCCGTGTCGATCTTCTTCGACGACCACTCGCTCTCCTCGCGCCTCTCGGTGCTCGACGGCATGCGCTCGTTCGGCATCGACCTGCTCGAATACGTGCACTGA
- a CDS encoding cytosine permease, which translates to MSDQSTALSVEQNGINSIDQSEHRGRPRDLFWPWFAANVSVLGVSYGSFLLGFGISFWQATIVGLVGIVVSFLFCGFIALAGKRGHAPTMTLTRAAFGVTGSRVPSALSWLLTVGWETVLASLAVLATATVLRELGWEGGDTTKIVALLVVAALIVTGGIIGFDFIMRLQMWITVVTGVLTVVYIVLTVGQIDGAALAAIPAGSTPQVIGALVLMMTGFGLGWVNAAADYSRYLPRSASSAGVVGWTTFGASLAPVILLLFGLLLAGSSPELSAAIAIDPIGALTTILPVWFLIPFALTAVLGLVGGAVLDIYSSGLALLSAGIRVPRPVAAGIDGVLMVLGSIYVVFFAADFLGPFQGFLITLGVPVAAWCGIFMADVLMRRTGYSAADLFNPAGRYGNVRALAIVLIALGSVVGWGMVTNGFAGWLAWQGYLLEPLGLGGRDGDWAFANLGVLAALVIGFVGTLLFGRAAVRRQEAEPLAGGDHLTDVASPAPSRRA; encoded by the coding sequence ATGAGCGACCAGAGCACAGCGCTGAGTGTGGAGCAGAACGGCATCAACTCGATCGACCAGAGCGAGCACCGCGGACGGCCCCGGGACCTGTTCTGGCCCTGGTTCGCGGCCAATGTGTCGGTTCTCGGCGTGAGCTACGGATCCTTTCTGCTGGGGTTCGGGATCTCGTTCTGGCAGGCCACGATCGTGGGCCTGGTCGGCATCGTCGTCTCGTTCCTGTTCTGCGGGTTCATCGCCCTGGCGGGCAAGCGCGGGCATGCGCCCACCATGACTCTGACCAGGGCCGCATTCGGCGTCACCGGCAGCCGGGTTCCCTCCGCACTGTCCTGGTTGCTCACCGTGGGGTGGGAGACGGTCCTTGCATCCCTGGCCGTACTGGCCACCGCCACGGTCTTGCGCGAACTCGGCTGGGAGGGCGGGGATACGACCAAGATCGTGGCGCTGCTGGTGGTGGCTGCCCTCATCGTGACCGGCGGCATCATCGGCTTCGACTTCATCATGCGGCTGCAGATGTGGATCACCGTCGTCACCGGGGTGCTCACCGTGGTGTACATCGTGCTCACCGTCGGCCAGATCGACGGCGCCGCCCTGGCGGCGATCCCGGCCGGGTCCACGCCGCAGGTGATCGGGGCGCTGGTGCTCATGATGACCGGATTCGGGCTGGGCTGGGTCAACGCGGCCGCCGACTACTCCCGATACCTGCCGCGATCGGCGTCCAGCGCCGGCGTGGTCGGCTGGACCACCTTCGGCGCCTCGCTGGCCCCGGTCATCCTGTTGCTGTTCGGCCTCCTCCTGGCCGGATCCTCTCCCGAACTGAGCGCGGCCATCGCGATCGACCCGATCGGCGCGCTCACCACGATTCTGCCGGTGTGGTTCCTGATCCCCTTCGCCCTCACCGCTGTGCTCGGCCTCGTCGGCGGGGCCGTGCTCGACATCTACTCCTCGGGGTTGGCGCTGCTCAGCGCGGGCATCCGGGTGCCCCGCCCGGTGGCGGCCGGCATCGACGGCGTGCTCATGGTGCTCGGCTCGATCTACGTGGTCTTCTTCGCGGCCGACTTTCTCGGCCCGTTCCAGGGCTTCCTGATCACCCTGGGAGTACCCGTCGCCGCCTGGTGCGGCATCTTCATGGCCGACGTGCTGATGCGCCGCACCGGGTATTCGGCCGCCGACCTGTTCAACCCGGCCGGCCGCTACGGAAACGTGCGGGCGCTGGCGATCGTGCTCATCGCCCTCGGCTCGGTCGTGGGCTGGGGGATGGTCACCAACGGGTTCGCCGGCTGGCTGGCCTGGCAGGGCTATCTGCTCGAACCCCTCGGCCTCGGCGGCCGGGACGGCGACTGGGCGTTCGCCAACCTCGGTGTGCTCGCGGCGCTCGTGATCGGTTTCGTCGGCACCCTGCTGTTCGGCCGTGCGGCCGTGCGCCGACAGGAAGCGGAGCCGCTGGCCGGTGGTGACCACTTGACCGACGTGGCGTCGCCAGCCCCGTCCCGCCGAGCGTGA